One genomic segment of Paenibacillus xylanexedens includes these proteins:
- a CDS encoding Crp/Fnr family transcriptional regulator — MGTVFVERTTQRAEQKQTEADKMTRETGGILSFVTSEQWGLIEAKMQPKRVKSGYSLFLEGDEAGYLYYIRSGRVKMTKSTEDGKEIILSIQQSGDLIGEFGGIGGLNHSYSAEMAEKGELAIISLSDLESILSKHGDLALKFLQWMALSQRITQSRFRDLLLYGKAGALASTLIRASNSYGRVTPDGIVLDMKLNHTDLAEMIGATRESVTRMLGAWKEQGTLDMMDGKLMIRDLAALRCMCGCPTFPSCPVELCRL, encoded by the coding sequence ATGGGTACAGTATTTGTAGAAAGAACAACCCAAAGAGCAGAGCAGAAACAAACGGAGGCGGACAAAATGACACGAGAAACAGGCGGAATCCTTTCGTTCGTTACATCTGAGCAATGGGGCCTGATTGAAGCAAAAATGCAGCCCAAACGGGTGAAGTCGGGGTATAGTCTCTTTCTCGAAGGCGATGAAGCCGGATATCTGTACTACATTCGTTCGGGACGAGTGAAAATGACCAAGTCGACGGAGGATGGCAAGGAAATTATTTTATCCATTCAGCAAAGCGGCGATCTCATCGGTGAATTCGGCGGCATCGGAGGATTGAATCATAGCTACAGTGCAGAGATGGCGGAAAAAGGGGAACTGGCCATTATCTCGCTTAGCGATCTGGAAAGTATACTCAGCAAACATGGCGACCTTGCCTTGAAATTCTTGCAATGGATGGCACTGTCGCAGCGGATCACCCAGTCGAGATTCCGTGATTTGCTGCTCTATGGCAAGGCGGGTGCGCTCGCTTCGACACTGATCCGTGCCAGCAATTCGTATGGCAGGGTTACACCGGATGGTATTGTGCTGGACATGAAGCTGAACCATACCGATCTTGCCGAGATGATTGGAGCTACCCGGGAGAGCGTAACGCGGATGCTGGGGGCATGGAAGGAACAAGGTACGCTGGATATGATGGACGGCAAACTGATGATTCGTGACCTGGCAGCCCTGCGCTGTATGTGTGGATGTCCGACATTCCCAAGCTGCCCGGTAGAGCTGTGCCGGTTGTAA
- a CDS encoding GNAT family N-acetyltransferase has product MQLETDRLIIREIRETDWERIHAYTSVPEVTQHTAWGPNTEEDTRAYVQFVLDMQQTQPRESFELAICLKSDGTLLGGVGIHVMEKTNAEIGYVLNPAYQGKGYAAEAARALLGFGFNELGIHRIYAKCRPHNTASENVMKKIGMQREGLLREHWFYKGSFHDSVIYSILATEYAGEQFQRNTKS; this is encoded by the coding sequence ATGCAACTGGAGACTGACAGACTGATCATCCGGGAGATTCGGGAGACCGATTGGGAGAGGATTCATGCCTATACTTCAGTGCCGGAAGTTACACAGCATACAGCGTGGGGGCCGAATACCGAAGAAGATACACGAGCATACGTGCAGTTTGTGTTGGACATGCAGCAGACACAACCACGAGAGAGCTTTGAACTGGCGATATGCTTGAAAAGTGATGGAACTCTCCTTGGCGGAGTAGGTATTCACGTGATGGAGAAAACCAATGCAGAGATCGGTTATGTCCTTAACCCCGCTTACCAAGGGAAAGGTTATGCCGCCGAAGCAGCCCGCGCTTTACTGGGTTTCGGTTTCAACGAACTCGGAATTCACCGAATTTACGCCAAATGTCGTCCGCACAACACAGCTTCGGAGAATGTCATGAAGAAGATTGGCATGCAGCGAGAAGGGCTATTACGTGAGCACTGGTTCTACAAAGGTTCCTTTCATGACTCTGTGATCTATTCGATTCTTGCAACGGAATATGCAGGTGAACAATTTCAAAGAAACACAAAAAGCTGA
- a CDS encoding DUF6359 domain-containing protein, which yields MMATALLGPGSQSPVQAAAPLTVSQAIAAQSGGGTATVEGIIVGHATGSLTAKFTSPYANDFNVLIADSASERTNARLLDVQIPSSFRSQYGLASNPSLVGKKIIVTGTLGAYNSYAGVKNPTSIALSSGTTNPDPEPNPGTTLPDGTGKKVLFDNTHAQTAGAADWIIDGAFSDFANGLRNAGFAVDQLERSIPYTFGEQAITYNKLKDYDVFVIGEANVPFKATEQAALVQYVQNGGSVFFISDHYNADRNKNRWDSSEVFNGYRRGAFLNPAKGMSSAEAESPAMQSVTSSDWLATNFGVRFRYNALGDVNASDIVAPAQSFGITAGVNSVAMHAGSTIAIIDPNKAKGLVYVPSGVSKWGNAVDQGVYNGGGRAEGAYAAIAKVGAGKAAFIGDSSPVEDATPKYLREETGATKKTYDGFKEVDDATFLVNTVKWLAVKESYTSLAQVPGLTLDTATSLLPIEAPAASTEPQLEPWAAPAAGYKWYDPTTFKAGSYGKAQ from the coding sequence ATGATGGCAACCGCACTGCTGGGGCCGGGTTCGCAAAGTCCGGTACAAGCTGCAGCACCACTTACGGTATCTCAGGCCATCGCTGCCCAGAGCGGTGGAGGAACAGCGACGGTTGAAGGAATCATTGTTGGACATGCTACCGGGTCACTTACAGCCAAGTTTACATCTCCGTATGCCAATGATTTTAATGTTCTGATTGCCGATTCAGCGTCAGAGCGGACCAACGCCAGATTATTGGATGTGCAGATTCCCTCATCTTTCCGATCGCAATATGGATTGGCGTCCAACCCCAGTCTTGTAGGCAAAAAGATCATCGTAACCGGAACCCTTGGTGCTTACAACAGCTATGCAGGAGTCAAAAACCCAACGTCCATCGCGCTTTCCTCCGGAACAACCAATCCTGATCCAGAACCGAACCCGGGCACAACACTGCCGGATGGTACCGGCAAGAAAGTATTGTTCGATAATACCCACGCCCAGACAGCAGGTGCTGCCGACTGGATTATTGACGGGGCATTTTCAGATTTTGCCAATGGTTTGCGAAACGCAGGCTTTGCCGTGGATCAGCTGGAACGCAGCATCCCGTATACATTCGGTGAGCAAGCCATCACCTATAATAAATTGAAAGATTACGACGTCTTTGTCATCGGCGAAGCCAACGTGCCGTTCAAGGCGACTGAGCAGGCTGCGCTGGTGCAGTACGTGCAGAACGGAGGAAGTGTTTTCTTCATCTCCGACCACTATAACGCGGACCGCAACAAAAACCGCTGGGATTCTTCCGAAGTATTCAACGGTTATCGCCGCGGTGCCTTCCTGAATCCGGCCAAAGGCATGTCTTCGGCTGAAGCCGAATCACCAGCGATGCAGAGTGTGACGAGTTCAGATTGGCTCGCGACGAACTTTGGTGTCCGTTTCCGCTACAATGCCCTTGGAGATGTAAATGCATCGGATATCGTTGCACCTGCACAATCCTTTGGCATTACGGCTGGTGTTAATTCTGTAGCCATGCATGCGGGATCGACCATTGCGATTATAGACCCGAACAAAGCCAAAGGCTTGGTGTATGTACCAAGTGGTGTATCCAAGTGGGGCAATGCCGTGGACCAGGGCGTATACAATGGTGGTGGACGAGCTGAAGGAGCCTATGCTGCCATTGCAAAGGTTGGTGCGGGCAAAGCCGCATTTATCGGTGACTCTTCACCTGTGGAAGACGCGACTCCGAAATATTTGCGTGAAGAGACCGGTGCCACCAAGAAGACCTATGATGGATTCAAAGAAGTGGATGATGCCACTTTCCTTGTGAATACCGTGAAATGGCTTGCGGTCAAAGAGAGCTATACCAGTCTGGCACAAGTGCCAGGACTGACATTGGATACGGCAACAAGCCTGCTTCCTATCGAAGCTCCGGCTGCATCAACCGAGCCGCAACTTGAGCCATGGGCTGCACCCGCGGCAGGGTACAAATGGTATGACCCAACTACATTTAAAGCAGGTTCATACGGAAAAGCACAATAA
- the cdaS gene encoding sporulation-specific diadenylate cyclase CdaS gives MMTQQADCDSSSMRQKLKADLHRVAERMNLTLSRFDNDSACLLGQFAEIRAEIKQIEVLASSFYLDCYLSPFTEKFAELTSSVQHLSDRRYGALIVIEREIPLESIIHSGVTVDARVTHALLESLFIPGAPLHDGAVLIRGNQIVSAGNVLPLSQAEVHERKIGTRHRAALGLSELTDAVVLVVSEETGQASFAVDGDLHPINVVETLP, from the coding sequence ATGATGACTCAGCAAGCAGACTGTGACAGTTCCTCGATGAGGCAGAAGCTCAAGGCAGACCTCCATCGTGTAGCAGAACGTATGAATCTGACGTTATCCCGATTTGACAATGACAGTGCCTGTCTGCTGGGGCAATTTGCAGAGATTCGAGCGGAGATCAAGCAGATCGAGGTGCTCGCCTCTTCGTTTTATCTGGATTGTTATCTGTCACCTTTTACCGAGAAGTTTGCCGAATTAACATCGAGCGTACAGCATCTATCGGACCGGAGATATGGGGCGTTGATTGTGATAGAACGGGAGATTCCGTTGGAGTCGATCATTCACTCAGGCGTGACTGTGGATGCACGAGTGACACATGCGTTGCTGGAATCCCTGTTTATTCCCGGTGCACCTCTGCATGATGGGGCTGTTCTGATTCGTGGTAATCAGATTGTATCCGCTGGTAATGTGCTGCCGTTGTCGCAAGCGGAAGTGCATGAACGAAAAATAGGCACTCGTCATCGGGCAGCACTGGGACTCAGTGAATTGACGGATGCGGTTGTGTTGGTTGTCTCCGAGGAGACGGGGCAGGCTTCATTTGCTGTGGATGGCGATTTGCATCCAATCAATGTGGTTGAAACGCTCCCTTAA
- a CDS encoding Glu/Leu/Phe/Val family dehydrogenase, protein MSWFEAMEHHDYEELVLCQDRNSGLKAIIAIHDTTLGPALGGTRMWTYASEEAAIEDALRLARGMTYKNAVSGLNLGGGKTVIIGDPRRDKNEAMFRAFGRYIQGLNGRYITAEDVGTTEEDMNLIYQETDYVTGISASYGSSGNPSPATAWGVYRGIKAAAKEAFGTDLLEGKTIAVQGVGNVAMHLCKYLYEEGAHLIVTDIHKDSVKQAVDRFGATAVDPADITSVECDIYAPCALGGTINDDTLKTLKAKVVAGCANNQLLETRHGDQLYDMGIVYAPDYVINAGGVINIADELNGYNADRAWSKIGEIYSNLEKIFESSRTEGIATYVAADRLAERRIEQMKNTRSTFLQNGHHALSSRRLRK, encoded by the coding sequence ATGAGTTGGTTTGAAGCAATGGAGCATCACGATTATGAGGAACTGGTTCTGTGCCAGGATCGAAATTCAGGGTTAAAAGCAATTATCGCCATACACGACACAACACTCGGCCCTGCGCTGGGAGGCACGCGGATGTGGACTTACGCTTCAGAAGAAGCCGCCATTGAAGATGCCCTGCGCCTTGCCCGTGGTATGACATATAAGAATGCGGTATCCGGCCTGAATCTGGGCGGTGGCAAAACCGTTATCATCGGAGATCCGCGGCGCGACAAAAACGAAGCGATGTTTCGGGCGTTTGGACGATATATTCAAGGGTTGAACGGACGCTATATCACGGCCGAAGATGTGGGAACAACGGAAGAGGACATGAACCTGATCTATCAGGAAACCGATTATGTGACAGGCATCTCGGCGAGCTATGGTTCATCCGGTAATCCGTCACCTGCAACGGCTTGGGGTGTATATCGGGGGATCAAGGCAGCAGCCAAAGAAGCATTTGGTACCGATCTGCTGGAGGGTAAAACGATAGCGGTCCAAGGTGTCGGCAATGTGGCGATGCATCTGTGCAAATATCTGTATGAGGAAGGTGCACATCTGATCGTTACGGATATCCATAAGGACTCGGTGAAACAGGCTGTGGACCGCTTCGGCGCGACAGCAGTTGATCCCGCAGACATCACTAGTGTGGAGTGCGATATCTATGCACCATGTGCACTGGGCGGCACGATTAATGACGATACGCTTAAGACACTTAAAGCGAAGGTTGTAGCGGGCTGTGCCAATAATCAGTTGCTGGAGACCCGTCATGGGGATCAGCTGTATGATATGGGCATCGTATATGCGCCTGACTATGTTATCAATGCAGGTGGCGTCATTAACATTGCGGATGAGTTGAACGGTTATAATGCGGATCGGGCGTGGAGCAAGATCGGAGAGATCTATTCCAATCTGGAGAAAATATTTGAAAGCTCACGTACCGAGGGCATCGCTACCTATGTTGCCGCAGATCGTCTGGCTGAGCGACGGATCGAACAGATGAAGAATACGCGCAGTACATTCCTGCAGAATGGTCACCATGCACTGAGTTCCCGTAGATTGCGCAAGTAA
- a CDS encoding methyl-accepting chemotaxis protein codes for MGKRKGLGHRIKNMSLKIKLPFMISVLVVLVLLGATTTSYMISSDVVVKKSKDEMNVMADRLGEGLWTAMQLQQQLSHAISVHNTFKELLELRDTNEMPDETFFTHENPYFNRANTILTDSISDTEGSKPDLFVFDKEGTMVAGTMPEVIGQSRGDREYFKESILGKSFISDAVVSKTSKKLIIVFSEPITDEQGNILGVFAMSVDSSFFLGQLGDIKINAEGRVEVLSRSGIIMYDSLDPSIVGQTLEADKEAMGIIEARATDKVKITSMDRDNIYYRVNQIPGADLSVVIIDDYDDIKRPIEDIQRQMVIVTLIGVALAIGVGLLISRSITRPIIRLIGLFQQLAQGNLTVKANGRYNSEFKDLAESFNGMVEQNRNLITDMNNSIHVLQASTQELEETSRQTARSIDETSATSMGIAKAMEAQSEDTEQIAGKFNSFGDKVAAMNSSAQDVKARADEIESVFHNGNEVVNELMRINEVNEREVEKISEITVKLQTSSGSISQITEAISQIAKQTNLLALNASIEASRAGEHGRGFAVVAEEIRNLAEQSSRQSKEISSITEQNLADVAENNQSVAEIHTISSRQDELVLQTRQAFDVILEKVTVINQQIATMAGQMQEMLQNKDDVLESAHSLSASGEQVSASVEEVTATMMEQSSTVQQLANMVDTIDQLTQKLAESAARFKVE; via the coding sequence ATGGGGAAAAGAAAAGGGTTAGGGCATAGGATCAAAAATATGTCGCTTAAAATCAAATTGCCTTTCATGATCAGTGTATTGGTTGTTTTGGTTCTGTTAGGTGCAACGACCACAAGTTATATGATTTCATCTGATGTTGTGGTCAAGAAAAGCAAGGATGAAATGAATGTGATGGCTGACCGCCTTGGGGAAGGGCTTTGGACAGCTATGCAGCTTCAACAACAATTGAGTCATGCCATATCGGTGCATAATACCTTCAAGGAACTCTTGGAGTTGCGTGATACCAATGAAATGCCAGATGAGACCTTTTTTACACATGAGAATCCATATTTCAACAGAGCAAATACGATTCTCACTGACAGTATATCCGATACGGAAGGCTCCAAGCCGGACCTGTTCGTATTTGACAAGGAAGGAACCATGGTGGCGGGGACCATGCCAGAAGTCATTGGTCAGTCACGGGGAGATCGGGAATATTTTAAGGAATCCATACTGGGGAAATCCTTCATCAGTGACGCGGTCGTCTCTAAGACTAGCAAGAAGCTCATTATTGTATTCTCGGAGCCTATCACCGATGAACAGGGGAATATACTAGGTGTGTTCGCCATGTCGGTGGACAGCAGCTTTTTCCTGGGGCAACTGGGAGACATTAAAATCAATGCCGAAGGCAGAGTTGAAGTGCTGAGCCGGAGCGGCATCATCATGTATGATTCACTGGACCCTTCCATTGTGGGACAAACGCTGGAAGCGGACAAGGAAGCGATGGGAATCATCGAGGCCAGAGCCACTGACAAAGTGAAAATCACTTCGATGGATCGAGATAACATCTATTATCGCGTTAATCAGATTCCCGGGGCAGATCTATCTGTGGTCATCATTGACGATTATGACGATATCAAGCGCCCAATAGAGGATATCCAACGTCAGATGGTTATCGTGACCTTGATCGGAGTTGCTCTGGCTATTGGTGTGGGACTGCTGATTTCTCGTAGTATTACAAGACCTATCATTCGTCTGATCGGACTGTTCCAACAGCTTGCTCAAGGCAATCTGACCGTTAAGGCCAATGGCAGATATAACAGTGAATTCAAAGATCTGGCGGAGAGCTTTAATGGTATGGTGGAGCAGAACAGGAATCTCATTACCGATATGAATAATTCAATCCATGTCCTTCAAGCCAGCACTCAGGAATTGGAGGAGACATCCAGACAGACGGCAAGATCCATTGATGAGACATCGGCGACGTCCATGGGGATTGCAAAAGCCATGGAGGCCCAATCGGAAGATACCGAGCAGATTGCAGGCAAATTCAACAGCTTTGGCGATAAAGTAGCTGCCATGAACAGCAGTGCACAGGATGTGAAGGCAAGAGCGGATGAGATCGAATCTGTATTCCACAACGGGAATGAAGTCGTGAATGAACTGATGCGTATCAACGAGGTGAACGAACGGGAAGTGGAGAAGATCTCGGAGATTACCGTCAAACTTCAAACGAGTTCGGGCAGTATTAGTCAGATCACGGAAGCCATCAGCCAGATTGCGAAGCAGACCAATCTGCTTGCATTGAATGCTTCAATTGAAGCATCACGGGCTGGGGAGCATGGCAGAGGATTTGCAGTTGTAGCCGAGGAGATCCGCAATCTGGCAGAGCAGAGTTCCCGCCAATCCAAGGAAATCTCCAGCATTACCGAGCAGAATCTGGCCGATGTCGCCGAGAACAACCAAAGTGTTGCCGAAATTCATACCATCTCGTCCAGACAGGATGAGCTTGTCTTGCAGACTCGTCAGGCATTTGATGTGATTCTGGAGAAGGTAACGGTCATTAATCAACAGATCGCTACGATGGCAGGACAGATGCAGGAGATGTTACAGAATAAGGATGATGTACTGGAGTCAGCCCATAGTTTGTCGGCTTCAGGAGAGCAGGTATCTGCTTCGGTTGAAGAGGTAACAGCAACCATGATGGAGCAATCTTCAACAGTACAGCAGTTGGCCAACATGGTGGATACGATCGATCAATTGACGCAAAAGCTGGCCGAATCGGCTGCGCGATTCAAGGTGGAGTAA